The Bacteroidales bacterium sequence ACATCGTGTTAATTATGTTGACGGATGGGGAAATATCATCACCCCTATCGATACTTTCCATACAGTACGTGTTGTTTCAACTATTACCGGACACGATACAATTTTTATGAGTATTATGGGATATGCTACCGACTATGTGATAAAAGAATATAAATGGTATGCTGATGGCATGGGCATTCCTGTTTTGAAAATAGCGGTAAGGACCGGCGCAAATGCCGGCACCACTGTTGAATTCAATAACAGAGAGCAAATAAGCTATATGAATATTAACGACAGCGACCCATCGCTAACTTTTACAACACTTTATCCCAATCCTGCCAACGAGCAAACCGGTCTTCATTTCTCGCTTGCAAAACAAGCTGAAGTTAAGATCGACATTACGGATATATTGGGAAAAAATATTAAAAACTTCGGTAGCAAAGAATATCCTGCCGGGTTCACTACTGTTCCTTTAAATATTAAAGAATTGAATTTGAGTAAAGGAACTTATCTTGTAAAAATAAGTACAGAGAACAATTCGAAAACCCTCAAACTACAGCTTCAGTAATTTTATTTTATAATCTTATCAAGTATTTTTTTCGCTCCGTATTTATACAGGAACAGGTTCATCATTTTCAGTTTCACATAGTCTTCGCGCATATAGCGGTATCCCTGGTATTTCCCATCAAATGCACCGGCTGAAGAATCTTTTATCAGGTACCATTTCACTCCGTCTTTCTCGGTATATCCGATCAAATGAACACAATGATCATCGGTAGTTGATTCGTTACTCAAACGTAACTGTCTTGCATCATCATTAATTTCATTTGCAGGAATATCGAAAGTAGGAACAAACATGATCTGCTTTTGCTTGTCAATTCCGGGTTCCGAGAAATCGCCGCAAATTGAAATAGTGTACCCATCATTTAAAGCTTCATTAACTATCGTCATAAAATCGTCAGCCGAAACATTATAATAATCGCTGCAATGCCACCAGTTATCATCTTCTACCAGCTCGGCATGCTGATTAAACGTAGATTTATTATCCGACATAAAGCTGAAATAATCGTTCGGAATTATTTTGCAGTAATCATTCATAAAAGATATTGGAGAATATTTCTTCCCTTCAAAATTAAATTCCGAAGGTGGCTTCAACATATATGAATTAAGAATACTCTTCACTGTATTCACAACTGTAGCGCTATCCCAAAGGCTTTCTGCTTTCACATACTTCAGATAATTTTCATATTCCGAAAAAAGTTTTTCATGATCAATCACAGTTTGCCCTTTCAACATACCCGAATAAATTGTGTCGGGCATTATTCCGTATTGAGTCATTAACCTTCTGAATGCACTTGCTTCCGAGCCTTCACCCAGATAGCAATCGCCTTTATGTTCTACAAAATATTTTGCTCGCTCAACATATTCCCAGTACACAAAATACAATTCCGAAAGTTTTATTTTTTTCCCGCTAATCCTGAATATCTCTGATTCCAATAAAGATGTTGTTGCAAAACTCCAGCATGTGCCACTGTTTCCCTGCGACAACGGAACATTGCACCATTGCTTTTTAAAATCATCGGGCGATGCCGGTGAAATAATATTGGAAGTTTCAACCGATAAATATTTTTTTGTTTCGATTACTGATTTCGAATTATCATAGTTTTCAATTCCTTTAAGGATTGAATTCTGATAATACCCGGCTTTGTATTCTATAAATTTTCCTTTGTCTTTTCTTGTTGTATCCTGCGCAGAAAGGCTAAAGAAAACAACAATAAAAAAAAACAGTATGATAATTTTTCGCATAATCGTTAATTTACTTCTCAAAAGTATGGAATATTTTAATTTACCTTTGTCGCACGCTATGAAAAAATACGGATATTTTTTTGAACTTCATTTCATTGTAATCCTTCTTGGATTTACAGCAATATTAGGCAAGCTGATAAATCTTCCTGCTCCCATGCTTGTCTGGTATCGCACAATGATTGCATTTTCGGCATTGTTAATCTGGTTTCTTTTTTCAAAAACAAAATTCATTTTACCCTTAAAAGAAACCTTACAAATACTTGGAATAGGCTTGATCGTTGGCGCTCACTGGATATTTTTCTTTCATGCCATTAAAGTCTCGAATGTTTCGGTAGCTCTCGGATGCCTTGCCAGCGGTACGCTCTTTGCAAGTTTTCTTGAACCCTTGGCATTTAAAAGAAAGATATACTGGATTGAAGTTGTCCTCGGGTTAATCATTATTGGCGGGCTTTACATGATATTCCAGTTTGAAACACGATATACTGCAGGAATATTATTTTCAGTGTTTTCATTTTTTCTGTGGTCGGTTTTTACTGTACTGAATAAAAAAATTACTCTTAACTATAACCAGAACGTTATCGGGTTTTAC is a genomic window containing:
- a CDS encoding DMT family transporter translates to MEYFNLPLSHAMKKYGYFFELHFIVILLGFTAILGKLINLPAPMLVWYRTMIAFSALLIWFLFSKTKFILPLKETLQILGIGLIVGAHWIFFFHAIKVSNVSVALGCLASGTLFASFLEPLAFKRKIYWIEVVLGLIIIGGLYMIFQFETRYTAGILFSVFSFFLWSVFTVLNKKITLNYNQNVIGFYEMLGAFIGISIYFLFNNDIPTKSFSITWSDFFYLLILGIVCSSYAFSAIVRIMKKLSAYAVVLTVNLEPVYGILLAYFIFGSTEYMSNGFYIGTLILILTIFLYPVLMKKFKSQNT
- a CDS encoding T9SS type A sorting domain-containing protein yields the protein MKKPILIAIFSLIIFFHSFSQAVIDQNDMPNIGDTLRVNINNSLDGVDYISSGVNYLWNFSNLTATSERIDTFLSVQSTPSIYYYYIFQMLLGCNLAATQPDISNMSLISLTNVYNFYKKSAANFSQYGYGADFNGNSIPMKYDNPDVQLIFPLTYGEKDSCDYQDTLSLDTLGGIFYGEKRHRVNYVDGWGNIITPIDTFHTVRVVSTITGHDTIFMSIMGYATDYVIKEYKWYADGMGIPVLKIAVRTGANAGTTVEFNNREQISYMNINDSDPSLTFTTLYPNPANEQTGLHFSLAKQAEVKIDITDILGKNIKNFGSKEYPAGFTTVPLNIKELNLSKGTYLVKISTENNSKTLKLQLQ
- a CDS encoding C1 family peptidase, translating into MRKIIILFFFIVVFFSLSAQDTTRKDKGKFIEYKAGYYQNSILKGIENYDNSKSVIETKKYLSVETSNIISPASPDDFKKQWCNVPLSQGNSGTCWSFATTSLLESEIFRISGKKIKLSELYFVYWEYVERAKYFVEHKGDCYLGEGSEASAFRRLMTQYGIMPDTIYSGMLKGQTVIDHEKLFSEYENYLKYVKAESLWDSATVVNTVKSILNSYMLKPPSEFNFEGKKYSPISFMNDYCKIIPNDYFSFMSDNKSTFNQHAELVEDDNWWHCSDYYNVSADDFMTIVNEALNDGYTISICGDFSEPGIDKQKQIMFVPTFDIPANEINDDARQLRLSNESTTDDHCVHLIGYTEKDGVKWYLIKDSSAGAFDGKYQGYRYMREDYVKLKMMNLFLYKYGAKKILDKIIK